In Thermodesulfobacteriota bacterium, one DNA window encodes the following:
- a CDS encoding ABC transporter ATP-binding protein, whose translation MIELSGVKKRFHVGRANELTAVDGVDLTVHQGQVTVLKGPSGSGKTTLLSLIGCMARPSEGRIRLHGLRPSFAPEQADGTGLDISSLPERFLTEIRRAFFGFIFQHFNLIKGITVLENVLLPTYPTEADYHQSRQRGLALLALFSLERHVFSRVDWLSGGEQQRVAIARALINDPGIIIADEPTAHLDSTLSREFMAIVGRLKAEGKTVIIASHDPIVHDSPLADTVIEMRDGRIVANSAAT comes from the coding sequence GTGATCGAGCTTTCCGGGGTGAAGAAGCGCTTCCACGTGGGCCGGGCCAACGAGCTTACCGCTGTGGACGGGGTGGACCTGACGGTGCACCAGGGACAGGTGACCGTGCTGAAAGGACCGAGCGGCTCCGGCAAGACCACCCTCCTCTCCCTCATCGGCTGCATGGCGCGGCCCAGCGAAGGCCGGATCCGGCTCCATGGCCTCCGGCCGTCCTTTGCCCCGGAGCAGGCGGACGGGACCGGGCTTGACATCTCCAGCCTGCCGGAGCGGTTTCTCACCGAGATTCGCCGCGCCTTCTTCGGCTTCATCTTCCAGCACTTCAACCTCATCAAGGGCATCACGGTGCTGGAGAATGTGCTCTTGCCCACCTATCCCACCGAAGCCGACTATCATCAATCCCGGCAGCGGGGCCTGGCGCTTCTGGCGCTGTTCAGCCTCGAACGCCACGTCTTCTCCCGGGTCGACTGGCTGTCCGGCGGTGAGCAGCAGCGGGTGGCCATCGCCCGCGCCCTCATCAACGACCCTGGCATCATCATCGCCGATGAGCCCACCGCCCATCTGGACAGCACCTTGTCCCGGGAATTCATGGCGATCGTCGGCAGGCTGAAGGCCGAGGGCAAGACGGTGATCATCGCCAGCCACGACCCCATCGTCCACGACTCGCCCCTCGCCGACACGGTGATCGAGATGCGGGACGGCCGGATCGTAGCCAACAGCGCGGCCACATGA